The Stigmatopora argus isolate UIUO_Sarg chromosome 16, RoL_Sarg_1.0, whole genome shotgun sequence genome has a window encoding:
- the LOC144090645 gene encoding TBC1 domain family member 10A-like encodes MAKTERDDGSIDYEGSAEKLTSNGSNRSFGSDAVTLDSDHGTDTSGEKEVDKYGFTGGAQQYPGLNAEEIPSFVLRERESKWLEMLDSWDKWMGKKHKKVKDRCQKGIPPSLRGRAWLYLTGGKVKVQQNGGKFKEFETQPGDPKWVDIIERDLHRQFPFHEMFSARGGHGQKDLFSVLKAYTLHRPEEGYCQAQAPIAALLLMHMPAEEAFWVLVQICEKYLPGYYSAGLEAIQLDGEILYGLLRKVSPVAHRHLKHHKVEPIMYMTEWFMCAFSRTLPWVSVLRVWDMFLCEGVKILFRVGLVLLKCALGSSEKVKACPGLYETMERLRGIPPQYMQETFLVRETIDLSVSAKDIEKEHLAQLRRWRETHGDLRCNSPPRMHGAKAVMAADPPDRQDLRQRPTIVEESSPEVVDDERGDPKTKRKNRKKRISPPRDAGNASSLQPTSAHA; translated from the exons ATGGCAAAAACCGAGCGGGATGATGGAAGCATTGACTATGAGGGAAGCGCGGAGAAGCTGACAAGCAACGGGAGTAATCGTTCCTTTGGTTCCGATGCTGTCACGCTGGATTCGGATCATGGGACCGACACGTCCGGTGAGAAAGAGGTGGACAAGTACGGTTTTACCGGTGGAGCCCAACAGTACCCGGGACTGAA TGCTGAAGAAATCccatcatttgttttgagagagCGGGAATCCAAATGGCTGGAGATGCTGGACAGCTGGGACAAGTGGATGGGCAAAAAGCACAAGAAG GTGAAAGATCGCTGTCAAAAGGGGATTCCACCTTCATTGCGTGGTCGGGCCTGGCTCTACCTTACGGGAGGAAAAGTAAAGGTGCAGCAAAACGGGGGCAAATTCAAG GAATTTGAGACGCAACCAGGAGATCCCAAATGGGTGGACATCATCGAAAGAGACCTCCACCGACAGTTTCCCTTCCATGAAATGTTTTCAGCTCGGGGGGGACATGG GCAGAAGGACTTGTTCAGCGTGTTGAAGGCGTACACACTGCATCGTCCCGAAGAGGGCTACTGTCAGGCTCAGGCTCCAATCGCCGCTTTGCTCCTTATGCACATGCCGGCTGAG GAGGCCTTCTGGGTCCTTGTCCAGATTTGTGAGAAGTACCTTCCCGGATACTACAGTGCAGggctg GAAGCCATTCAACTGGACGGAGAGATTCTTTACGGGCTACTACGAAAGGTGTCTCCCGTGGCGCACAGACACCTCAAACATCACAAGGTGGAGCCTATCATGTACATGACGGAGTGGTTCATGTGCGCCTTCTCCCGCACGCTCCCATGGGTGTCCGTGCTTCGAGTGTGGGACATGTTCCTCTGTGAGG GAGTGAAGATTCTCTTCCGCGTAGGCCTGGTCCTCCTCAAATGCGCGCTGGGATCTTCGGAGAAGGTGAAGGCTTGCCCAGGGCTTTATGAAACAATGGAGCGTCTCCGGGGTATACCACCACAATACATGCAGGAGACTTTTCTCGTTCGAGAG ACTATAGACCTGTCTGTATCAGCGAAAGACATCGAGAAGGAGCACCTGGCACAACTGCGGCGCTGGAGGGAGACCCACGGTGACCTCCGCTGCAATTCCCCTCCCAGAATGCACGGCGCTAAGGCCGTCATGGCCGCTGATCCACCGGACCGACAGGATCTGAGGCAGAGGCCCACCATCGTTGAGGAATCCTCACCAGAGGTCGTCGACGACGAGAGGGGCGATCCCAAGACCAAAAGGAAAAATCGGAAAAAGAGGATTTCGCCGCCACGGGACGCCGGCAACGCCTCATCGCTCCAACCGACGAGCGCGCACGCGTAG
- the LOC144091155 gene encoding protein phosphatase PTC7 homolog, producing MLSVLSYGRLVARAVLGGLSQTDGRDYSLVSASYGFGKDFRKGILKKGMCYGDDACFIARNKSADVLGVADGVGGWRDYGVDPSQFSATLMRTCERLVKEGRFTPSNPVGILTSGYYELLQNKVPLLGSSTACIVVLDRRSHQLHTCNLGDSGFLVVRGGEVVHRSDEQQHYFNTPFQLSIVPPGSEGVVLSDSPEAADSSSFDVQLGDIILTATDGLFDNMPDYMILQELKKLKTTNYDSILQTAQSIAKQAHNLAYDPNYMSPFAQFACDNGLNVRGGKPDDITVLLSIVAEYTD from the exons ATGTTATCCGTACTGTCTTATGGCAGATTGGTAGCCAGGGCTGTCCTCGGTGGACTCTCGCAGACGGACGGCCGTGATTACAGCCTCGTCTCTGCCAGCTATGGATTCGGAAAGGACTTTCGGAAGGGGATTCTCAAGAAAGGGATGTGCTATGGGGACGATGCCTGCTTCATCGCGAGGAACAAAAGCGCCGACGTTTTGG GTGTAGCAGATGGCGTGGGAGGCTGGCGGGACTACGGCGTCGACCCGTCTCAGTTCTCTGCGACATTGATGAGAACCTGCGAGCGGCTCGTGAAGGAAGGCCGCTTCACTCCTAGCAATCCAGTGGGCATCCTAACATCTGGATACTATGAACTCCTCCAGAACAAAGTTCCCCTTCTTG GGAGCAGCACCGCCTGCATTGTGGTGCTTGACCGACGAAGTCACCAGCTACACACGTGTAACCTCGGCGACTCTGGCTTCCTGGTGGTGCGCGGCGGCGAGGTGGTGCACCGTTCCGACGAGCAGCAGCACTACTTCAACACGCCCTTCCAGCTGTCGATTGTTCCTCCGGGATCAGAAGGAGTAGTGCTCAGTGACAG TCCCGAAGCTGCTGACAGTTCCTCATTTGACGTACAGCTCGGTGACATCATCCTCACCGCTACGGATGGTCTCTTTGATAACATGCCCGACTACATGATTCTCCAAGAGCTCAAAAAACTCAAG ACCACAAACTACGACAGCATTCTGCAGACTGCACAAAGTATAGCAAAGCAAGCACACAACCTCGCTTATGATCCCAACTATATGTCCCCATTCGCACAGTTTGCTTGTGACAACGGCCTGAATGTAAGAG GTGGGAAACCGGACGACATCACGGTGCTGCTGTCCATCGTGGCCGAATATACAGACTAG
- the LOC144091064 gene encoding uncharacterized protein LOC144091064, with product MMERWRQAAWLSMLIVCLLNTETTWAKRGGGSSSSSSSSSGRRPSTSWGNRGSQSKPSSSNPGSTSNRNSNPYPSGGNYPGTGNRNPSSYPGGRSYPKQPGRSNPYPAAGGYPNQNPAGRNPAAGGYPAGGSYPNQNPAGRNPAAGGYPAGGSYPNQNPAGRNPAAGGYPAGGSYPNQNPAGRNPAGGSYPNQNPAGRNPAQNPAGGYPAAGGYPNQNPAGGYPHQNPAGGYPAAGGYPNQYPGRGNYPAGGGYPNQNPGRGYPNQGAGGYPNQNPARNYPNQYPAAGGGGYPNRGSYPAGGSYPAGGSYPAGGGFPNRGGYPAGGGYPNQNPAAGGYPGRGGSFGYPPGNPNNKIMSPHIGGGAYGYGGHGMGGSPFSRSVQNMGYKPKSSGFAKKAIMAAGVGAVAGMAVGYGLGRFPRPHFSFRNPEEEYYYNNYMYRRYGSRSTDEKDFGRDYVYKPPPRAETYDAFMAKCMNRTDLLKEEEKKKINSTGGIQEEDDDTVSIEEIGYPSLIEQMKAQRCVENYMVYSERFLKERKAEPQVQWGRSGPPSYGVAQLCTSLVIMLSSMLLLQ from the coding sequence ATGATGGAGAGGTGGCGCCAGGCAGCCTGGCTGTCTATGCTCATCGTGTGTCTATTAAACACGGAAACCACATGGGCTAAGAGAGGAGGcggaagcagcagcagcagcagcagcagcagcggacGGAGGCCTTCCACTTCCTGGGGTAACCGGGGCTCACAATCAAAACCGTCAAGCTCAAATCCAGGAAGCACGTCCAATCGCAACTCCAACCCATACCCCTCTGGTGGAAATTATCCTGGAACAGGAAACAGAAACCCGTCCAGTTACCCAGGAGGCAGGAGTTACCCCAAACAACCTGGGCGAAGCAATCCTTATCCAGCCGCTGGTGGTTATCCCAACCAGAACCCTGCAGGCCGTAATCCAGCTGCTGGTGGGTACCCAGCCGGTGGTAGCTATCCCAACCAGAACCCCGCGGGTCGTAATCCAGCCGCTGGTGGCTACCCAGCCGGTGGTAGCTATCCCAACCAGAACCCCGCGGGTCGTAATCCAGCCGCTGGTGGCTACCCAGCCGGTGGTAGCTATCCCAATCAGAACCCCGCGGGTCGTAATCCAGCCGGTGGTAGCTATCCCAACCAGAACCCTGCGGGTCGTAATCCGGCTCAAAACCCTGCTGGTGGCTACCCAGCCGCAGGGGGATACCCCAACCAAAACCCTGCTGGGGGTTACCCACACCAGAACCCTGCGGGAGGCTACCCAGCCGCAGGGGGATACCCCAACCAATACCCCGGAAGGGGCAATTATCCGGCAGGAGGCGGTTATCCCAACCAGAACCCAGGTAGAGGGTACCCTAACCAGGGGGCCGGAGGTTACCCCAATCAGAATCCTGCTAGGAATTATCCCAATCAGTACCCGGCCGCTGGAGGAGGCGGTTACCCCAACAGGGGTAGTTACCCGGCTGGAGGGAGCTACCCGGCCGGGGGAAGCTACCCAGCTGGAGGGGGGTTCCCAAACAGGGGTGGTTACCCGGCTGGAGGGGGATACCCCAACCAGAATCCAGCCGCAGGTGGTTACCCAGGGCGGGGTGGATCATTCGGCTACCCCCCAGGCAACCCGAATAATAAGATCATGAGTCCCCACATTGGCGGGGGCGCCTATGGGTACGGTGGCCATGGGATGGGAGGGTCCCCCTTCTCCCGTTCTGTGCAGAATATGGGTTACAAACCAAAATCTTCAGGCTTTGCCAAGAAAGCCATCATGGCGGCGGGCGTGGGCGCCGTGGCCGGGATGGCGGTGGGATACGGACTGGGTCGCTTTCCCCGACCGCACTTCTCTTTCCGCAACCCCGAGGAAgagtactactacaacaactacatgTACCGCCGCTATGGCTCGCGCTCCACCGACGAGAAGGACTTTGGCCGCGATTACGTCTACAAGCCGCCGCCGAGAGCCGAGACCTACGACGCCTTCATGGCGAAGTGTATGAACAGAACGGATCTTCtcaaggaggaggagaagaagaagatcaACTCGACCGGAGGCATACAGGAGGAAGACGACGACACGGTTAGCATCGAGGAGATCGGCTACCCGTCCCTGATTGAGCAGATGAAGGCGCAGCGCTGCGTGGAAAATTACATGGTCTACTCCGAGCGCTTCTTGAAGGAACGCAAAGCCGAACCTCAGGTCCAGTGGGGTCGCAGTGGCCCGCCAAGCTACGGCGTGGCGCAGCTTTGTACGTCGCTGGTCATAATGCTGTCCAGCATGCTCCTGCTTCAGTAA